Within the Actinomycetota bacterium genome, the region CACCGAGAGAGGTAGCGGAGCAGCCCACGGGACCGTGTTCTGCACCCTTCTCGCCATAGATCCCAGTCGCGGGATCGTGTCACGCCATCGAAAGCTGGTCCCGACGTATGAAGAAAGGCTGGTCTGGGGGCATGGTGACGGCTACGGACTCCGGGTCCACGACCTCGCAGGCGGGAAGGTCGGCGGGCTGAACTGCTGGGAGAACTGGATGCCGCAGGCTCGTCATGCGCTGTACGCCGGCGGCGAGGACCTGCACGTGAGCGTGTGGCCGGGCGCCACACGTTTAACTCGTGACATCGCCAGATTCATCGCGCTGGAGGGCCGCGTCTATTCGCTGGCTGCGTGCGGCGTGCTGGCGCTCGAGGACGTCCCCACCGACTTCCCCCTTCGGGACCTACTGGAGGAACAAGACAACAACCTCTACTACAACGGCGGTTCGGCCATCGCCGCCCCCGACGGGACCTGGGTCGTGGAGCCGGTCGAGAACGAAGAACGGCTGATCGTGGCAGACATAGATCTGGCTCTGGTTCGACGGGAGCGACAGAGCTTCGACCCCACCGGCCACTACAGCCGCCCGGACGTTTTCGACGTCCGCATCGACCGGCGCCGCCGCGACCCCGCCGTCTTCAGCGACTGATCGCGGCTCTGCAGGCTACGCGCCGACCCTTCGAACCCCCGTCCGGGTCGTGCCGCGCGATCAGCGTCCGGAGTAAAGGGTTCGTCTCCTATCGCCTTTCGGAACGCGCTCAAGCGCGCCACGGCACATTTGAAGCCAAATGTCCGGGATTGGCACCGGATCGGTGGGCACCGTAGCCCTGAGTCGTTCATAGACGTCGATCCAGGGAGGTTGTTAGTGAAGAAGACGAGCGCCGTTTCGTCGGTGCTGTTCGTGATGGGGCTTATAGCAGCATTGTCGTTCCCGGTTCTGAGCAGCGCGGCCGGCAACGAGGCAGAGCAGCAAGGGATGACGAGCCAGGGCAGCGGCTCTATG harbors:
- a CDS encoding carbon-nitrogen hydrolase family protein, giving the protein MSVMRVAAAQAHPVWLDAAATSKKVLSFLQEAAAEEIELLAFPETFLSGYPFWVEKTDGARFNDDRQKAAYAYYLDAAVEIDGPEIVEITEAVADLGVFTYLGITERGSGAAHGTVFCTLLAIDPSRGIVSRHRKLVPTYEERLVWGHGDGYGLRVHDLAGGKVGGLNCWENWMPQARHALYAGGEDLHVSVWPGATRLTRDIARFIALEGRVYSLAACGVLALEDVPTDFPLRDLLEEQDNNLYYNGGSAIAAPDGTWVVEPVENEERLIVADIDLALVRRERQSFDPTGHYSRPDVFDVRIDRRRRDPAVFSD